The Sporosarcina ureae genomic sequence AGGCGTTGAAGCACCTGAAAGAATGTAATATATCGAAAATGGCCAAGCAGATTTACTGCTTGGCTTTTTCTTTATGAATGGGAAAGGGGAAGGCAACGTTTCGCTACGTTCCAGGCGGACGCGTTTGAACTGCACCCCAAAACTTGGACACATTCAAAGGAAAAGGATGTGGTTCAAGTGAGAAAAATTCATGTAGAAGATAAGATTCAAGCGGTTAAACGATACATTGAAGGTAATGAAAGTCTTCGTGAAATCGCTCAATCTATCGGAATTGATAAGAGTGAAATTCGTTATTGGGTACAGCGATATCGGTATCACGGAGAAAATGGTTTCAAGAAACCCTGTACAAGTTATTCTGTACAATTTAAACTGGACGTAATCCATTATATGGTTGATGAGAATACGTCCCTCAGAGATACTGCTGCCCGCTTCAACTTAACGCACCATTCCACGCTTAGAAGATGGGTAAATGCGTATAGGGAAGAAGGGGCGGACGCCTTGTCACCAAAAGAAGAGGGGCGTCTATCCATGAAACAAAACCCAGAAAACAAGAAGAAACCATCTGTTTCTGAAAAAGAACTACAAAAGGAAATTGATTTCTTACGAATGGAAAATGCTTATTTAAAAAAGTTAAATGCCTTAGTTCAGGAACAGGAAAAACTACTAAAGAAAACAAAGCGCAAGTAGTCTTCGAACTAAGGCACCGATTCACAGTGAGTGCGCTTCTACAACTGGCAGAACTTGCCCGCAGCACGTATTACAACTTAGTAAACCGATGGGATCGATCTGACCCTGACGCGACTATTAAACAGCTGATTCTTAGCATCTATCATGAGCACAAAGGACGTTACGGCTACCGGCGGATTCAAATGGAATTACGATGTCTCGGCCATATTGTGAACCATAAAAAAGTACAACGCATTATGAAAGTGCTGAACCTTACCTCTCTAGTCCGGATCAAGAAATACCGTTCGTACAAAGGAAAAGTGGGCAAGACCGCCCCGAATATCCTGGAACGAGATTTCCAAGCAGAGCAGCCGAATGAAAAGTGGGTAACGGATATTACTGAGTTCAAGCTATTTGGAAGCAAGTTCTATTTATCCCCGATGTTAGATTTATTTAACGGAGAAATCATTGCGTATACACTCGGTTCCAGACCAACCTATGTCTTGGTTGACGAGATGTTGAATCAGTCATTACAGACCCTAACAAATCAGGATCAACTAGTCATCCATTCAGACCAAGGTTGGCATTATCAAATGAAACCATATCAAAATACATTGAGCGAAAAAGGGATTACCCAAAGTATGTCCCGAAAGGGCAACTGTTACGATAACGCGGTCATGGAAAGTTTCTTTGGCACGTTTAAATCCGAATTTCTGTATCTACAGGAATTTGAAAATAGGGAACAATTCACAAAAGAGCTAGCCGAATATATCTCCTATTACAACTCCAAACGTATTAAATCAAAATTGGGGATGAGTCCGATAGAGTATCGAACTCACCACCAGCTTAGTGCGTAATAAAACTTGTCCAACTTTTGGGGGTCACTTCAGTTCGGGAGGGCCCGCGGTGAGCCCCCTAGTCGCTACGCTCCTATAGTGGTCTCACCTGATCGGGCTAATCCTCCCCGAGTCGCCGCCTTGCACTTCGCTTCACTGGTGTTTCTTTCCTGTGATGGAAAGCGAAGTTCAAGGGCTTACGGGTGATTAAATTTTGAGGTGGGAAAGGGAAAGGCAACGTTTCGCTACGTTCCAGGCGGACGCGTTCGGGAGGGCCCGCGGTAAGCCAACCAGGTCGCTTCGCTTCCTTTTGGTTGTCTTACCTGTCGAGCTGATCCTCCCCGAGTCGCCGCCTTGCACTTCGCTTCTCTGGTGTTTCTATCCTGT encodes the following:
- a CDS encoding IS3 family transposase (programmed frameshift) → MRKIHVEDKIQAVKRYIEGNESLREIAQSIGIDKSEIRYWVQRYRYHGENGFKKPCTSYSVQFKLDVIHYMVDENTSLRDTAARFNLTHHSTLRRWVNAYREEGADALSPKEEGRLSMKQNPENKKKPSVSEKELQKEIDFLRMENAYFKKVKCLSSGTGKTTKENKAQVVFELRHRFTVSALLQLAELARSTYYNLVNRWDRSDPDATIKQLILSIYHEHKGRYGYRRIQMELRCLGHIVNHKKVQRIMKVLNLTSLVRIKKYRSYKGKVGKTAPNILERDFQAEQPNEKWVTDITEFKLFGSKFYLSPMLDLFNGEIIAYTLGSRPTYVLVDEMLNQSLQTLTNQDQLVIHSDQGWHYQMKPYQNTLSEKGITQSMSRKGNCYDNAVMESFFGTFKSEFLYLQEFENREQFTKELAEYISYYNSKRIKSKLGMSPIEYRTHHQLSA